A window of Rhododendron vialii isolate Sample 1 chromosome 11a, ASM3025357v1 genomic DNA:
CGAaagtcttagagccaaaaattaattatgaccctttaggataaaataattaaagaaataaaatcttcgtaccggttcaaacagattaaaaattgaaacacttaattttttaaccatattttttggagtaatatataaactgtataaagatggttgaaaaattaaatactccaatttttaatctgtttgaatcggtatgaaaattttatttctctgatcattttatcataaagggtcataattaatttttggttgtatagctctcgttagttagtcctaagagatattttgttctacgactttcttagtgctaattaacgagagcccAAGAGTTAATATTTAATTATggctttttaagataaaatgatcagaaaaataagattttcgtaccggttcaaatagattaaaatttggagtacttgattttttaacaatattttttaatatataaactatctAAAAATGGTTTAAAAATTAAgggctctaattttcaatccatttgaaccagtgcgaagatcctatttctctgatcattttatcctaaaaggtcataattaatttttagctttatagctctcgttagttagccctaagaaatatttaattctacgacttttttagagctaattaacgagagtcctaaagttaaaatttaattataacaatttaggataaaataatttaaaaaataaaatattcgcaccgatttaaacaaattaaaatttgaagcacttaaatttttttgttccaCTTTCCCCCAAACCAAGCCTtgcagccttttttttttcctacccTTGCAACCCCAAAACAACACAGTTTTGGGCACTACAACCCTATCATGAGTTGGATCACCACAGGCCTCCCGAATCAGAATTTGATACTTTACTAAACCAATGGATTAGCCAGATTGTCAATGTCTAGGACTTTAAAGTTTGCTCTCAATCTCTCTTTTCGTCTCCTCTTGCCAAGAACGGTTCTAGGATTTTAGGTCAATCACGAAAATGTCTAGAAATTTTGTGGTTCAAAATTTCATGATACAAATTTTATGAAATACAAAGTTTTTATTTCagttgaaaatttatttgtcctgattttttttttttttttagagtataAACTTTTTGCTTACTCTCAAATTTAAGtgaatgtttttcatttattgtgACCTTGGACTAATAGCCCAGTGCATATAATGTTGACCAAAAATCTAATTATATCTTGAACCCTCTCATTTGATGGTAGAGTCACCCATACCCATAACAACTATTGGGACCGTCTCACCTCCAGGCATAAATTTGGAATGCACACCAGCTCTCTTCGTGCATTACCCCCAAAATTGATGCTTTATGTAACTGTACATTACGCATGTGTaatgtttcaactttcaagccAATGCTCGATCAATTTGGATGGAAGTAGTTGTACCACTTCCATAATTTGTGGTTAGGGAAGTGAAGCCCCATTTAGGGTTTAGAAGGTTGCAGGGAGAGACTCTCATTATAATACGAGTGTATTGTTTCAAGCCAATGCACTATCGATTTGGACGGAAGTTGTTGTTTCACGGTCTTTATTCCTACATTTTTGTTCAAGAGAATTCTCACCACCTTAACCACTCAAAGTGTATACTTGGTCAGCAGCCCTACAATCAAGGATTataagtataaaaaataaaaaaaaaaattagccttTTATATAGGCTCCGttcgtttgttttgatgtaaaatgttttccagtTAAATATTTTAATCATTTTTCGTCGTTTGGTTGGACAAAAacagtttaaaatatttttcaaagtaaaacattttaccctATATgactgaaaatattttccttttaaattatCCGTAAATCATTTTACGCCGgccttctctctcactctcattaCCCCTGCACTCTTGGAAATTAAACTCTAAAGAGTTTATTAACCTTTAATGAAGTGTACAGGTGGTGATCATTGgatatttttctctttcctccCTTATCCTGTTTCTCATGTTATATTTTGTTATGGTAGATTTATTTGTGTatcaaatactaaaaaatactTTGCATGAAAATTATTtgttcaaaaatcattttacgaaaaaatattttacaatgtaaaagattttacgtcgaaacaaacggggcctaaaaCACAAATTGAAATGTTAAATTTCATTTGTGATCCCATGTACTTAGCGAATCTCAACCTTTCGTTTTCAAAATAGAgaaagaatttttgattcccattGGTCTATGTTTTCCACAAAACCATTAGAATTAATGATAGATGGATaagcacagtttttgtgtgacTTTTCATACATAAATAAAATGTAGGGCAAACTTCACTTAAACCCTCCTTTGGGTTGATGAACATGCGGACGGATCCCCTGAACTTCATTTCGTAGCACAAAACTCACTTGTGGTCACTGGTTTGTGTATTATGTGCACAGTTAAGTTTTTAATTAAAGTTAGCAGGAAATTGTattcgaaccgttcatattgtagagtttgacgagtactacaatTATACCAAAATTCTAATCGATTAATGGAATCTCATGGTCGAAAATAATTTGTAATgacgaaaataattttaaatttaaatctGTTTTCATTTTAATAAGAATAATGTTCTCCTTCTGCTGAGTTAAACATGTCTGATCGTTTTTTACAGAAATGCTCTACTATTTGATTAATGTATTACGAAAGACTCGAAGTATATATTATCACTATGTTAGTTTGATTCAAGAAGGAAGATGAAGATATTTATGTCCAATTTCCAAAATCTGTCAAATTACATAAAATTGGTGCGGGTACAATCTTTCACAAAGCAAATGATTGTTATGTCCAACAAATTAAACTGTCGGGGCGTATCTGCACATAGGCCAAGCCACAGGAGGGTGTAAGTGAAATTTGCAAGAATAAAAAAACTAGCAACAGTTATACCACGAACTAAAACCAGGGAGCGGTTTTGGCATCGCCTATTGTATTGTAATTTAGCCAATGATTCCATTGGTGATAGGCAAAAAGACAACTATATACTTTTACTAGGTtctaattattaaaattaaaattatataCAAATGACAATCTGTAATttgtgaataaaaaaataaaatactttggtgcataatttttgagatttttttcccATCAAATTAAGGAACTCATCAAGTACTTTTAATTGGATGCaaagaaattcaaaatatatatatacaaaagtATTACAGTAtgttttatttatcaaaaaattggATGTCTTTTCCTGAGGAACAAGTCATTGTGGGATAACCGCTACTACCATAAACAGATTACTATGTACTATAGAAGATTcgtaatttatttatttcttccttccttccatATTCACAGTATAAATACCCCACAAAGAATAGTCCCTTCCCATCCTCAACCTCATTCTCatacaaacaactttaaagAGTTGAAAGCCTGCTTCTGTTTTCAGTTTTTCCagtagagaaaaagaaaaaaaaaggaggagatgTCGAACACTGTTGGTCAAGTCATACGTTGCAAAGGTTTGTACATCATTCACTTTTTGTTTCCTTTAGATTTTTTATGGTTAAGTTATCCTAAATCACAGATGGGTCTTGTATATTTTCTGGTAAATGATCGATCATCGCATTGATATTCGCATTTCAGttgcttctctttctctttctgattttgtttagtttaagTTGTCCCAAATCCTGCACGGGTTAGATCACAAAGGGAAACTAATAATCTGGTGAAAGGAGTCTAAACTTAGGACAGACCAATGATAATCAAGAAGTACAAGTATGGATAAGGATTTGTGTACCGTGTacggttaatgaaaagaaagtagaaaatgaagtaaaaaaaagaaaaattgacgGATCCCTGCACGATCCGAAACACAGCCTAATGTGTTCTTTGATGGGGTTTTCTTCGATTCGGATTCACTattctcttgtttttttctcaCATGGGCAAACGAAAAATTGATTGTCCAGTAATGCCTTGTGTCATTTTGGGTTTGCAGCTGCTGTGGCATGGGAAGCAGGGAAGCCACTGGTGATGGAAGAAGTGGAGGTGGCGCCACCGCAGAAGATGGAGGTTCGTGTGAAGATCCTCTTCACCTCTCTCTGCCACACCGATGTTTACTTTTGGGAAGCCAAGGTAATTGACTCTCAATTAGTATTCAATTTCGCAATGCAAATGAAAACTGATTTGTTCCATAGTGATGAATGATGATGCCTTAAGTGATTCTGCGCCTTAATTGATTGGTTTGGTTTCAATCTTGCAGGGTCAGAACCCTTTGTTTCCACGAATCCTCGGGCATGAGGCTGGagggtgagtttttttttccaagataATTTTACTAACCAGATTTCTTAGGCAATATCCAATCTTGAATCTTTTATTTTAGTGAAGTTTTGGTTAAAATCTTGATCAGCTATGGACCCCTATAACCCTTACCGTAATTTTGTCAGCGAATGTAAATTCACGACATATTACATGAAAGAAACCCATCCAACGATATTACCATttccaaaatttcatttaataTGACAAGAGAATTTGATGAAAGATTATCGTTCATCTGTTTGATGAGGATATTGGTCTCGCTTGATTTTGATATATAAATCTCATGAAtggtctctgtctctctctctctctctctctctctctctctctctctctctctctctctctctctgtgtttttttttttttaggattgtGGAGAGTGTTGGAGAGGGAGTGACGGGTCTTGTGCCAGGAGACCATGTGCTTCCAGTGTTCACTGGGGAATGCAAAGAATGTGCTCACTGTAAGTCGGAAGAGAGTAACATGTGCGATCTGCTCAGGATTAACACGGATAGGGGAGTGATGATCCATGATGGGAAATCAAGATTCTCTAAAGACGGAAAGCCCATTTACCATTTTGTCGGAACATCTACCTTCAGCGAGTACACGGTGGTACATGTTGGCTGTCTTGCCAACATCAACCCGCTTGCTCCTCTTGACAAAGTTTGTGTTCTTAGTTGTGGTATCTCCACAGGTATGAGACAATGACAATCTCATTTTAGtagattttgttttgtattgAATTTGCTATCTTCAGTTTTTAGTTTTCGTGTTTCCAAATATGAAAACAACATAAAGTTTGACATAACACACATCAATACAATATCTTCATTTCATTGTTCGAAAACAGTTTAGGACAACTGGAAAAACTATATTGTtggttttcttgaaaaaaaaaaaaaacagtaaacagtTTTTGCTgcttttatgtttcttttttttttttccttgtaactTCAAATTTACTACTTTTAGATTGTAAAAAGTTCTACTTAAATTTTTGTGACCTTGTATAATGAAACTCAACCATCAACCCCGTCTTTTCTCGAATCAATTAAAGCTCCTTGTATGTTGTTATGCAAGTTTATGGATGTTAATTTAGAAACAAAATCAGAATTTTTGGCCGATATTATGTTGATTTGCTGAAAAATAAGAGTCTTGATCGGGCCGCCTGTTTTGATAGGCTTTGGTGCCACTGTGAATGTTGCCAAACCACTAAAGGGCTCAACTGTGGCTGTTTTCGGATTGGGAGCAGTAGGCCTAGCAGTGAGTTTCTCTAGTTTCAATTTCAAATACTTTTTGTTCTGTTGTGTCGACACAATCCAGTATATGTGACTGATAGATGAATGGTAATTTGTGTGATTAGGCTGCAGAAGGAGCTAGAGTTTCTGGTGCTTCGAGGATTATTGGTGTGGACTTGAATCCAAGCCGATTTGAGCAAGGTACCAGATCCTATTAAGGGTCACTAGACTTATATTTGAGTTCTTGCATTTATAACGTGCCTCACTTCCattcaaaaattaaagtaaaTGTTGCCACACATGAATGTATCTTTGTTCTGTTCAGTTTTTGAAATCCCTAGCATGTATTATATGATTCCTCGCAAGGAGACTGGGGAAAGAAAGAGCTATGCTACTGACCGACccttttttatcatttgaaaGAGAAGTCCTATTTCTGCCAAAGGCGTAACACTCAGCTCTTGGCTTTTGCCCTTTCCATTATAGTACATTCACCGCTTTTGCCGCATCAATTGTagtatttcttcaattttagtTAGAGTAACGCAAATGAATAAGTGCATCATGCAGTACTATATAGAATAGATTATGGACAATCATTGTGATTCAAATGCCGGTTGAAAACAATGGATTCTAATATGGATGTTCTCTCTGTATATCAGCAAAGCAGTTTGGTGTGACCGAGTATGTGAACCCCAAAGACCACAACAAACCAGTTCAAGAGGTACTTATCTGTACTTATTTTAACCCTTCGCTAATCTTACAagcctctttcttcttttttccgtCTTAACTTCATAACCGTTCAGTTGCATCCGTATCTTAATTAAGGTTCTTTGCGTTCTTGACCTGCTCTTCAGGTGATTGCTGAGATGACTGATGGAGGAGTCGACAGAGCCATCGAATGTACGGGGCACATCGATGCCATGATTTCAGCGTTCGAATGTGTTCATGATGTGAGTTTCCCATTCCCCATCACTTCCATTATCTCAACCTACTTATAAAGGAACAAACACCATTTCGTCGTTCTCCATTTTCCGATGCTATCAGTCTTTAGtaatcttttcaaatttttgctATTTTATCTGTTCTTCATCTCCCCCCATCGTGCGTGCACACTTTCTTATACACGGATACACACACGTGTGGTAACGAATACAATCTGTGCAATATCAGGGCTGGGGAGTTGCTGTTTTGGTGGGAGTCCCCCACAAAGATGCAGTGTTCAAGACACATCCTATGAACTTCTTAAACGAAAGGACACTCAAGGGGACCTTCTTTGGAAACTACAAACCCCGGTCAGACATTCCCGGCGTCGTAGAAAAATACATGAACAAGGTGAATTTCCAACTTCCCGCTATCCTTGAATGCAAAATCCATATCCATAGTTTTTTCGCTTGTCCTTACTTGATTTCCTAATAACATGCGCAGGAACTCGAACTGGAGAAGTTCATCACTCATGAAGTCCCGTTCTCTGAGATCAACAAGGCCTTCGACTACATGCTCAAAGGGGAAAGCATTCGATGCATCATCCGCATGGAGCATTAGAGCGAAGGGAATCCCGTGGCGTCCGATGCAGTAGACTTTTCGTGTCTATCATATGATACATCTGTTAATTATCAGCCTTGATGTTTTGTTTCGTAATTCGTAACGAGTACTCTCTTCTAATTAGCAGCGTAGCATTTTCGTTCGTGTTTCCTTTAGTTCTGTCTCTGTTACACTTAATAAAAGATGATCTGTTTCTACGGCCTCGTTCTGATTATAATCTCTGTGAGTAAAAATTTGTCTTGCAAGCCCACTgtgtttataaattttttttataaacacaAATTTTGTATAATCTGTTTTGTTAAATATACAATCATGCTCcac
This region includes:
- the LOC131306603 gene encoding alcohol dehydrogenase 3-like; this translates as MSNTVGQVIRCKAAVAWEAGKPLVMEEVEVAPPQKMEVRVKILFTSLCHTDVYFWEAKGQNPLFPRILGHEAGGIVESVGEGVTGLVPGDHVLPVFTGECKECAHCKSEESNMCDLLRINTDRGVMIHDGKSRFSKDGKPIYHFVGTSTFSEYTVVHVGCLANINPLAPLDKVCVLSCGISTGFGATVNVAKPLKGSTVAVFGLGAVGLAAAEGARVSGASRIIGVDLNPSRFEQAKQFGVTEYVNPKDHNKPVQEVIAEMTDGGVDRAIECTGHIDAMISAFECVHDGWGVAVLVGVPHKDAVFKTHPMNFLNERTLKGTFFGNYKPRSDIPGVVEKYMNKELELEKFITHEVPFSEINKAFDYMLKGESIRCIIRMEH